The Vicia villosa cultivar HV-30 ecotype Madison, WI linkage group LG1, Vvil1.0, whole genome shotgun sequence genome includes a region encoding these proteins:
- the LOC131653203 gene encoding uncharacterized mitochondrial protein AtMg00810-like: protein MIAQIYVDNIVFGGMSDTMVKHFVGQMQTEFEMSMVGELTYFLGLQTKQMEDSTFMSQSKYAKNIVKKFGMDNASHKRTPAPTHQKLSKDEGGISVDQSLYRSMIGSLLYLTASRPDITFAVGVCARYQAEPKASHLNQVKRILKYVNRTSDYGILYTNGSDPVLTGYCDADWAGSVDDRKSTSGGCFFLGSNLISCAINISKSPIQNSRTKHIDIRHHFIRELVEDKVICLEHINSELQLADIFTKALEATQFENLRSCIYV from the exons ATGATTGCTCAGATATATGTGGATAACATAGTGTTTGGAGGAATGTCAGATACAATGGTAAAACACTTTGTTGGTCAAATGCAGAccgaatttgaaatgagtatggttgGGGAACTgacttactttcttggtcttCAAACCAAGCAAATGGAAGACTCTACATTCATGTCTCAAAGCAAATATGCCAAGAATATAGTAAAGAAATTTGGTATGGACAATGCaagtcacaaaagaactcctgcaCCAACACATCAAAAGCTATCCAAAGATGAAGGGGGCATAAGTGTTGACCAGAGTCTGTACAGAAGCATGATTGGAAGCTTGTTATATCTGACAGCCAGCAGACCAGATATTACATTTGCAGTTGGAGTGTGTGCCAGATATCAAGCAGAGCCAAAGGCAAGTCACTTGAATCAAGTCAAGCGAATTCTTAAATATGTAAACCGGACTTCAGACTATGGCATCCTGTACACCAATGGAAGTGACCCTGTCTtgactggatattgtgatgctgactgggCTGGAAGTGTTGATGACAGAAAAAGCACATCTGGAGGATGTTTCTTTCTAGGTAGCAACCTTatatcatg TGCTATAAATATCTCCAAAAGTCCAATTCAGAATAGCAGAACGAAACATATTGATATCCGACACCACTTTATCAGAGAGCTTGTCGAAGACAAGGTAATTTGCCTAGAGCACATAAACAGTGAACTTCAGCTAGCTGACATCTTTACAAAAGCTCTTGAAGCTACACAGTTTGAGAACTTGCGAA gttgcatatatgtgtga
- the LOC131616010 gene encoding probable pectinesterase/pectinesterase inhibitor 41: MKTSTTTLYIIIIFLLSPFLTSIISSQNTTCNTTPYPSFCKTTLPSDYLSIHEQTLFFLQQSLSITKTILQLISSYLNQSTIPNSTLLVLQDCLNLAELNTDLLSTVIETVSNSTNSDTNIFSNQVYDLQTLLSAVITNHQTCLDGFHDVNPYPRIRTTLSNPLSDGVKLYSTSLALFTHGWVSNDVTSSSIEKTITVNNRKLLQTSVDNVIVTQKVVVNPDGSGDFVTINDAVDAAPNKTGTNNEYHVIHVVAGVYSEYVSIGKNKENLMIVGDGIDRTVITGDRSVVDGWTTFQSATFAVIGKGFVAVNMTFRNTAGSSKHQAVAVRNGADMSVFYNCSFEGYQDTLYAHSLRQFYKNCNIYGTVDFIFGNAAAVFQNCNMYPRLPMQNQFNAITAQGRTDPNQNTGFSIWNCYIVAASELGGANSNYNDIKTYLGRPWKEYSRTIYMQCFIDGLVDPKGWIEWLGDFALSTLYYGEFGNWGEGSSTSNRVTWEGYHLIDGKDADEFTVYKFIHGDKWLPMTGVPFRAGFQ, from the exons ATGAAAACATCAACAACTACCCTATACATTATCATCATCTTCCTCCTCTCTCCATTTCTAACTTCCATCATTTCCTCCCAAAACACCACATGCAACACTACACCCTACCCATCATTCTGCAAAACTACTCTACCTTCTGATTATTTATCTATACATGAACAAACCCTTTTCTTCCTTCAACAATCCTTATCAATCACCAAAACCATTCTTCAACTAATCTCATCTTATCTTAACCAATCCACCATTCCAAATTCCACTTTACTTGTCCTTCAAGATTGTCTTAATCTTGCTGAACTAAACACTGATCTATTATCCACTGTCATAGAAACCGTCAGTAATAGTACTAATAGTGATACTAATATATTTAGTAATCAAGTGTATGATTTGCAAACCTTGCTTAGTGCTGTAATAACCAATCATCAAACATGTTTAGATGGTTTTCATGATGTGAATCCTTATCCAAGAATTAGAACTACCTTATCAAATCCTCTTTCTGATGGGGTCAAACTATATAGCAcatctcttgctcttttcactcACGGTTGGGTTAGCAATGATGTTACAAGTTCATCAATAGAGAAAACAATTACAGTGAATAATAGGAAGTTGTTGCAAACAAGTGTTGACAATGTAATAGTGACACAAAAAGTGGTTGTTAACCCTGATGGATCTGGAGATTTTGTCACCATAAATGATGCTGTGGATGCTGCACCTAATAAAACAGGCACCAACAACGAATATCATGTAATTCATGTTGTCGCCGGGGTTTATAGTGAGTATGTTTCTATTGGTAAGAACAAAGAGAATCTAATGATCGTTGGAGATGGAATCGATCGGACTGTCATCACTGGCGACCGTAGCGTGGTTGATGGTTGGACTACTTTCCAATCTGCAACTTTTG CTGTAATCGGAAAAGGATTTGTTGCGGTGAACATGACATTTCGCAACACCGCGGGATCCAGCAAGCATCAAGCAGTTGCAGTGAGAAACGGAGCAGACATGTCAGTTTTCTACAATTGTAGCTTCGAAGGTTACCAAGACACATTATACGCGCATTCCCTTAGACAATTCTACAAAAACTGCAACATTTACGGAACAGTTGATTTCATATTCGGCAACGCAGCAGCAGTATTCCAAAACTGCAACATGTATCCAAGACTCCCAATGCAAAATCAGTTCAATGCAATAACAGCACAGGGAAGAACAGATCCTAACCAAAACACAGGGTTCTCAATATGGAACTGTTACATTGTAGCAGCTAGTGAACTAGGAGGTGCAAATAGTAATTATAATGATATAAAAACATATTTGGGTAGGCCTTGGAAGGAGTATTCAAGGACAATTTATATGCAATGTTTTATTGATGGTTTGGTTGATCCTAAAGGTTGGATTGAATGGTTAGGGGATTTTGCATTAAGTACATTGTATTATGGAGAGTTTGGTAATTGGGGAGAAGGTTCAAGTACTAGTAATAGGGTCACATGGGAAGGGTACCATTTGATTGATGGAAAAGATGCTGATGAATTCACAGTTTACAAATTTATTCATGGGGACAAGTGGTTGCCTATGACTGGAGTGCCTTTCAGAGCTGGGTTtcagtga